In Corylus avellana chromosome ca2, CavTom2PMs-1.0, the following proteins share a genomic window:
- the LOC132171330 gene encoding germin-like protein subfamily 1 member 17 — MMKGVHFLAIVALLSLASSLVSAFDPSPLQDICVAVDDPKSAVFVNGKFCKDLKYAKAEDFFYSGLQKPGNIDDKIGSSVTTVNVDKIPGLNTLGISLVRIDYAPYGQNPPHTHPRGTEILTVIEGTLLVGFVTSNPENRLFTKVLNKGDVFVFPIGLIHFQFNVGKTNAVAFAGLSSQNAGVITIANTVFGSNPPINPDFLAKAFQLDKNVIEDLQKKF, encoded by the exons ATGATGAAAGGAGTCCATTTCCTTGCAATTGTCGCTCTCTTGTCACTTGCATCCTCCCTTGTCTCTGCCTTCGATCCCAGCCCTCTTCAGGATATCTGTGTTGCAGTTGATGACCCCAAGTCTGCCg TGTTTGTGAATGGAAAATTCTGCAAGGATTTGAAGTATGCCAAGGCTGAAGATTTCTTCTACTCTGGGCTTCAAAAGCCTGGAAATATAGATGACAAGATTGGATCGAGTGTTACTACTGTGAATGTGGACAAAATACCAGGCCTCAACACTCTAGGCATATCTTTGGTTCGTATTGACTACGCACCATATGGCCAAAATCCTCCCCACACTCACCCTCGTGGTACTGAGATTCTGACAGTCATAGAAGGTACTCTTTTAGTTGGTTTTGTCACATCCAACCCCGAGAATCGCCTTTTCACCAAGGTTCTAAACAAGGGAGATGTCTTCGTGTTCCCAATTGGTCTCATTCACTTCCAGTTCAATGTGGGAAAGACTAATGCTGTAGCCTTTGCGGGTTTGAGCAGCCAAAATGCAGGTGTCATTACAATAGCAAATACTGTTTTCGGCTCCAATCCTCCTATCAATCCTGATTTTCTCGCCAAGGCCTTCCAACTTGACAAGAATGTTATTGAAGATCTTCAGAAAAAGTTCTAA
- the LOC132171255 gene encoding germin-like protein subfamily 1 member 13 has product MMKGVHFLAIVALLSVASSLVSAFDPSPLQDICVAVDDTKSAVFVNGKFCKDLKYAKAEDFFFSGLQKPGNTDNKVGSNVTTVNVEQIPGLNTLGISLVRIDYAPYGQNPPHTHPRATEILVVVEGTLLVGFVTSNPENRLFTKVLKKGDVFVFPIGLIHFQFNAGKTNAVAFAGLSSQNAGVITIANAVFGSDPPINPDVLAKAFQLDKNVIEALQKKF; this is encoded by the exons ATGATGAAAGGAGTTCACTTCCTTGCAATTGTGGCTCTCTTGTCAGTTGCATCCTCCCTTGTCTCTGCCTTCGATCCCAGCCCTCTTCAGGACATCTGTGTTGCAGTTGATGACACCAAGTctgctg TGTTCGTGAATGGAAAATTCTGCAAGGATTTGAAGTATGCCAAGGCTGAAGATTTCTTCTTCTCTGGGCTCCAAAAACCTGGAAATACAGATAATAAAGTTGGATCGAATGTCACTACTGTGAATGTGGAACAAATACCAGGCCTCAACACTCTAGGCATATCTTTGGTTCGCATTGACTATGCACCATATGGCCAAAATCCTCCACACACTCACCCTCGTGCCACTGAGATTCTGGTAGTCGTTGAAGGTACTCTGTTGGTTGGTTTTGTCACATCCAACCCAGAGAATCGTCTTTTCACCAAAGTTCTAAAGAAGGGAGATGTCTTTGTGTTTCCAATTGGTCTCATTCACTTTCAATTCAATGCGGGAAAGACTAATGCTGTAGCCTTTGCTGGTTTGAGCAGCCAAAATGCTGGTGTCATCACGATAGCCAATGCTGTTTTCGGATCTGATCCTCCCATCAACCCTGATGTTCTCGCCAAGGCCTTCCAACTTGACAAGAATGTTATTGAAGCTCTACAGAAAAAGTTCTAA
- the LOC132171272 gene encoding germin-like protein subfamily 1 member 17, translated as MMKGVHFLAIVALLSLASSLVSAFDPSPLQDICVAVDDPKSAVFVNGKFCKDLKYAKAEDFFYSGLQKPGNIDDKIGSSVTTVNVDKIPGLNTLGISLVRIDYAPYGQNPPHTHPRGTEILTVIEGTLLVGFVTSNPENRLFTKVLNKGDVFVFPIGLIHFQFNVGKTNAVAFAGLSSQNAGVITIANTVFGSNPPINPDFLAKAFQLDKNVIEDLQKKF; from the exons ATGATGAAAGGAGTCCATTTCCTTGCAATTGTCGCTCTCTTGTCACTTGCATCCTCCCTTGTCTCTGCCTTCGATCCCAGCCCTCTTCAGGATATCTGTGTTGCAGTTGATGACCCCAAGTCTGCcg TGTTTGTGAATGGAAAATTCTGCAAGGATTTGAAGTATGCCAAGGCTGAAGATTTCTTCTACTCTGGGCTTCAAAAGCCTGGAAATATAGATGACAAGATTGGATCGAGTGTTACTACTGTGAATGTGGACAAAATACCAGGCCTCAACACTCTAGGCATATCTTTGGTTCGTATTGACTACGCACCATATGGCCAAAATCCTCCCCACACTCACCCTCGTGGTACTGAGATTCTGACAGTCATAGAAGGTACTCTTTTAGTTGGTTTTGTCACATCCAACCCCGAGAATCGCCTTTTCACCAAGGTTCTAAACAAGGGAGATGTCTTCGTGTTCCCAATTGGTCTCATTCACTTCCAGTTCAATGTGGGAAAGACTAATGCTGTAGCCTTTGCGGGTTTGAGCAGCCAAAATGCAGGTGTCATTACAATAGCAAATACTGTTTTCGGCTCCAATCCTCCCATCAATCCTGATTTTCTCGCCAAGGCCTTCCAACTTGACAAGAATGTTATTGAAGATCTTCAGAAAAAGTTCTAA